A genome region from Salinigranum halophilum includes the following:
- a CDS encoding COG1361 S-layer family protein codes for MNLHKRLVAVVAVLVVSSIVAPVAIAQTAGEGQVLGWPQLSVTTSTPEFTPGGEQSLTLEVLNDPDLRQAGPERYEQRVTTARAVTVDIDDSNLPFDIRPDSVTVGDVPPGKTNLPPVTVTVPESVSPGSYEVPVEVTYSYTRLISYDGDDISYADGTRTITDEVTVRVDSRPRFVVVGTQSDLQVGDTGRVTVTFENVGTETARDARVSLSSSSANARITTNGEEQATGSPGQGPSTTAVYLGTWRPGETRSATFTAAVDENVDVESLAFRASVQYEDTDGVEQTARPLTFGVRPIPEQSFELENVQSNLRVGRTGTLSGTVVNTGETTVRNPVVVLSTGAPELVPQPTRVAVSDIEPGGRASFSFDVRVSESAAATTHQAELTVHHRNQRGQLRRSDPLETPIEVAPQRDRFSLTPVNATFEVDTDNRLTVRLTNRESARYREVRVHINATDPFTSESPTAYVAELAPGESATLFFEVTVSEDAVPTTTAIEATVTAREPDGDRIRDGPYVVSATVTERSGPGNTALLGAGILVLVLVLGGGWWWLRR; via the coding sequence ATGAACCTACACAAACGCCTCGTTGCGGTCGTCGCAGTCCTCGTCGTGTCGAGTATCGTCGCCCCAGTCGCTATCGCCCAGACGGCGGGTGAGGGGCAGGTCCTCGGATGGCCTCAGCTCTCCGTGACAACGTCGACGCCCGAGTTCACGCCCGGTGGCGAGCAGTCGCTCACACTGGAGGTGTTGAACGACCCTGACCTCCGGCAGGCCGGACCGGAGCGCTACGAACAGCGTGTCACGACGGCACGGGCCGTGACGGTCGATATCGACGACAGCAATCTGCCGTTCGATATCCGTCCGGACTCGGTTACAGTGGGAGACGTTCCACCAGGAAAGACGAACCTCCCACCGGTCACCGTCACGGTTCCAGAGTCCGTGTCGCCGGGGTCGTACGAGGTTCCGGTCGAGGTCACGTACTCGTACACGCGGCTGATTTCGTACGACGGCGACGACATCAGCTATGCTGACGGAACGCGGACGATCACGGACGAAGTCACGGTCCGCGTCGATTCCCGACCACGGTTCGTCGTTGTGGGAACGCAGTCGGACCTTCAGGTGGGTGATACCGGGCGTGTCACAGTCACCTTCGAGAACGTCGGGACAGAGACGGCCCGTGACGCCCGCGTCTCGCTGTCCTCGTCGTCAGCGAACGCTCGGATTACCACCAACGGTGAGGAACAGGCTACGGGCTCACCAGGGCAAGGGCCGTCGACCACAGCAGTGTATCTCGGGACGTGGCGGCCCGGCGAGACACGTTCGGCCACGTTCACTGCCGCCGTCGACGAGAACGTCGATGTCGAGTCACTCGCCTTCCGAGCAAGCGTCCAGTACGAGGACACGGATGGTGTCGAGCAAACGGCACGCCCGCTCACGTTCGGCGTCCGCCCCATACCGGAACAGTCGTTCGAACTCGAAAACGTGCAGTCGAACCTCCGCGTTGGACGCACCGGAACCCTGTCCGGAACCGTCGTCAACACGGGCGAGACGACGGTCAGAAACCCTGTCGTGGTGCTCTCGACAGGGGCACCCGAACTGGTCCCACAGCCGACTCGCGTCGCCGTCTCAGATATCGAACCGGGCGGACGGGCGTCGTTTTCGTTCGACGTACGTGTGTCCGAATCCGCCGCAGCGACGACGCACCAGGCCGAACTGACCGTCCACCACCGGAACCAGCGCGGTCAGCTCCGTCGAAGCGACCCGCTCGAGACGCCGATTGAGGTTGCCCCCCAGCGCGACCGCTTCTCGCTGACCCCAGTGAACGCGACGTTCGAAGTCGATACCGACAACCGACTCACCGTCCGCCTCACGAACCGCGAGTCCGCCCGGTACCGGGAGGTTCGGGTCCACATTAACGCGACCGACCCGTTCACGAGCGAGTCTCCCACCGCCTACGTTGCGGAGTTAGCGCCCGGTGAGTCGGCCACGCTGTTCTTCGAGGTGACGGTCTCCGAAGACGCGGTCCCGACAACCACCGCCATCGAGGCGACGGTGACGGCTCGCGAACCCGATGGTGACAGGATACGCGACGGACCGTACGTCGTATCGGCTACTGTCACCGAGCGGAGTGGACCGGGGAATACAGCCCTTCTCGGGGCGGGAATACTCGTGCTCGTCCTCGTCCTCGGCGGGGGGTGGTGGTGGCTCCGTCGATAG
- a CDS encoding ABC transporter permease produces the protein MPTMLETMRYESRQRLKGTAALTVLLAAFIGLIIYIYPSFAESTAEIDALLESLPQAFREGFGAESYASIEGFLSTELYQFLWVLLLGLYFTYAAGGLLANDVESGRLYLVLATPVSRTRLAVEKFLSLLVPLVTLNTVIPVFVFAASMAIDYVIDPWYLLLVHLLSIPYLLACSGIGLVLSVLFDRGDVAQRSGIAIVFLLFMLDTVTVDTDFEWLGTLSPTRYFDPTEILLNETLDLGGAIVLLIAAAVLVIAALGVFQRRDV, from the coding sequence ATGCCGACGATGCTTGAGACGATGCGGTACGAGTCCCGCCAACGGCTCAAAGGGACGGCAGCGCTCACGGTGTTGTTGGCGGCGTTCATCGGGCTGATTATCTACATCTACCCCTCTTTCGCCGAATCGACGGCCGAGATCGACGCGCTCCTCGAGAGCCTCCCACAGGCCTTCCGCGAAGGGTTCGGGGCCGAATCCTACGCGAGTATCGAGGGCTTCCTCTCGACGGAACTGTACCAGTTCCTCTGGGTGTTGCTCCTCGGGTTGTACTTCACGTACGCTGCTGGCGGCCTGCTGGCGAACGACGTCGAGAGCGGACGGCTGTATCTCGTCCTCGCGACCCCCGTCTCGCGAACACGGTTGGCAGTCGAGAAGTTCCTGTCGCTGTTAGTCCCCCTCGTCACGCTCAACACGGTCATTCCGGTGTTCGTGTTCGCCGCCTCCATGGCCATCGACTACGTCATCGACCCGTGGTACCTGCTCTTGGTTCATCTGCTGTCGATTCCGTACCTGCTTGCGTGCTCGGGAATCGGGCTCGTGTTGTCGGTCCTCTTCGACCGCGGCGACGTCGCCCAGCGGAGCGGTATCGCCATCGTGTTCCTCCTGTTCATGCTCGATACGGTCACTGTCGACACCGACTTCGAGTGGCTGGGAACGCTCAGCCCGACCCGGTACTTCGACCCCACCGAGATTCTGCTGAACGAGACGCTCGACCTCGGTGGTGCGATCGTACTCCTCATCGCGGCTGCTGTCCTCGTCATCGCGGCGTTAGGTGTCTTCCAACGGAGGGACGTCTGA
- a CDS encoding ABC transporter ATP-binding protein codes for MTAIEVSGLSKAYDGFLANDDLSFSVETGEVFGYLGPNGAGKSTTIRTLLGFQSPTAGSATLLGHDISNPVELRAAKRRIGFLPGEPAFDRNVTGEEFLDYQAALKGDSRREELLELFTPPLEKQIREYSTGNKQMLGLVQAFMHDPDLLIMDEPTSGLDPLKQEVFNTFLREERDAGKTVFFSSHILGEVRRVCDRVGIIRQGRLVTVEDVDTLLERGGKRVQLHTAEPLRESDLALDGVVSFERVGREAQFTFTGEYNDLLRALGEHDVVDLEIDEPPIEEVFMHFYGDVSRDTGETESTGEQRDADDA; via the coding sequence ATGACCGCGATCGAGGTCTCCGGTCTGAGTAAGGCGTACGACGGATTCCTCGCCAACGACGACCTCAGCTTCTCTGTCGAGACTGGTGAGGTGTTTGGATATCTCGGGCCGAACGGCGCTGGCAAGAGCACGACGATTCGAACCCTTCTGGGATTTCAGTCCCCGACCGCGGGGTCAGCGACGCTACTCGGACACGACATCAGTAACCCGGTGGAACTGCGGGCGGCGAAACGGCGAATCGGATTCCTCCCCGGTGAACCCGCGTTCGACCGTAACGTCACTGGCGAGGAGTTCCTCGACTACCAGGCCGCGCTCAAGGGAGACAGTCGCCGCGAGGAGTTGCTCGAGTTGTTCACCCCCCCACTCGAGAAACAGATCAGGGAGTACTCGACCGGGAACAAGCAGATGCTCGGCCTCGTCCAGGCGTTCATGCACGACCCCGACCTCCTCATCATGGACGAGCCGACGTCGGGGCTCGACCCGCTCAAACAGGAGGTGTTCAACACGTTCCTCCGTGAGGAGCGCGACGCTGGCAAGACTGTGTTCTTCTCCTCGCACATCCTCGGTGAAGTCCGACGGGTCTGTGACCGCGTCGGCATCATCCGCCAGGGGCGTCTCGTCACCGTCGAAGACGTCGACACACTACTGGAGCGTGGAGGGAAGCGGGTCCAGTTGCACACTGCCGAACCGCTCCGCGAATCGGACCTCGCACTCGACGGTGTCGTCTCCTTCGAACGCGTCGGTCGAGAGGCACAGTTCACGTTCACGGGCGAGTACAACGACCTCCTGAGGGCGCTAGGCGAGCACGATGTCGTCGACCTGGAAATCGACGAACCGCCCATCGAAGAGGTATTCATGCACTTCTACGGCGACGTGAGTAGAGACACGGGGGAGACGGAATCCACCGGTGAGCAGAGGGATGCCGACGATGCTTGA
- a CDS encoding efflux RND transporter permease subunit, giving the protein MLKTRERILASPSLRAESVSTPAETVATTLDPAATTPEAQHRAVERATATEIAVAVREAADDPGFTNSLSDDFNRESASASASQGSVTHRAGPGAGESGGPGGGSEFPPNRVERINALAQDEASNIWVQGTPPDTTGTTTALVLPAALVLIVLFLVVAYRDPIDIGIGLLAILMTLIWTFGFIGLAGIPFAVLLIAVPPILIAIGIDFGIHSINRYREERVRGLNIDDSMSRTTNQMTVAFAIVAGTSAVGFLSNVVSAFPPTRDFGLVAAAGIAFTFLIFGLFVPAVKVSVDRARQRYPIPTLATTPLGSESSPLGRLLSVGVGVAKRGPVVFLVLMTLVTVGGGVYATGVDTGFSPDDFQPAEETPEYLQLLPEPIRPPERFEYVRINNYLDRNFEQDDQVLMYVEGPMTRETALEDIHRASQSPPETFRATERQADSRSIVTVIQSRAERDPEFRALVERNDRNDNGIPDDNLPVIYDALADSPNSDIDTFLAADRRSAQVIYTVDGEADDEVVTDDAYSVAASYRASAQPTGSVVIFDEAISLVLESVIASLILTLIGSSAFLLVAYWTIEGRPSLGVVNVVPILVTIVAVVASMRALDIAFNAINGTILAIAVGIGIDYAVHVVHRFADEYHERPLYPALTRTVVGTGGALTGSMLTTVFGIGVLALALNPALGVFGVLISLSVLYAYLSSVFLLPSLLVIWERLATDTSTAVPLVDTATDLIADRRHPSKED; this is encoded by the coding sequence ATGTTGAAGACGCGTGAGCGGATTCTCGCCTCTCCCTCACTCCGTGCGGAGTCGGTTTCGACGCCCGCTGAAACGGTCGCGACAACACTTGACCCTGCTGCTACGACCCCGGAAGCACAACATCGAGCAGTCGAACGGGCAACGGCCACTGAAATCGCGGTGGCAGTGCGGGAGGCTGCAGACGACCCCGGCTTCACGAACAGTCTGAGCGACGATTTCAACAGGGAGTCGGCCTCGGCTTCAGCGAGTCAGGGTAGCGTTACGCACCGTGCTGGCCCAGGCGCAGGGGAATCCGGTGGACCCGGTGGTGGCTCAGAGTTCCCGCCCAACCGCGTCGAGCGAATCAACGCTCTTGCACAAGACGAAGCCAGCAACATCTGGGTTCAGGGCACGCCGCCAGACACGACTGGAACGACGACTGCGCTCGTGTTACCGGCAGCGCTCGTACTCATTGTACTGTTCCTCGTGGTCGCGTATCGTGACCCCATCGATATCGGTATCGGGCTTCTCGCAATCCTGATGACCCTCATCTGGACGTTCGGGTTCATCGGTCTGGCTGGTATTCCCTTTGCGGTGTTGCTGATTGCCGTCCCCCCGATTCTGATCGCGATCGGTATCGACTTCGGAATCCACTCGATCAACCGCTACCGCGAAGAGCGTGTCCGTGGGTTGAACATCGACGACTCGATGTCTCGAACAACGAACCAGATGACAGTTGCGTTCGCGATTGTCGCAGGCACGTCGGCGGTCGGCTTCCTCTCGAACGTCGTCAGTGCGTTCCCACCCACACGAGATTTCGGACTCGTCGCCGCTGCGGGAATCGCGTTCACCTTCCTGATTTTCGGACTCTTTGTTCCAGCGGTGAAAGTCTCCGTCGACCGCGCCCGCCAGCGGTATCCGATTCCGACGTTAGCAACGACCCCGTTGGGCTCGGAGTCGTCGCCGCTGGGTCGGCTACTATCGGTTGGAGTCGGCGTTGCAAAACGTGGTCCCGTCGTCTTTCTCGTCCTCATGACGCTCGTCACGGTCGGTGGTGGCGTGTACGCGACCGGTGTCGACACGGGGTTTAGCCCGGACGACTTCCAGCCAGCCGAGGAGACGCCGGAGTACCTCCAGCTGCTTCCAGAACCAATCCGGCCACCCGAGCGGTTCGAGTACGTCCGTATCAACAACTATCTCGACCGCAACTTCGAGCAGGACGACCAGGTGTTGATGTACGTCGAGGGGCCGATGACGCGGGAGACAGCACTCGAAGACATCCATCGAGCGAGCCAGTCCCCCCCTGAGACGTTTCGCGCGACCGAGCGCCAAGCCGACAGTCGAAGTATCGTCACGGTGATTCAGTCTCGAGCCGAGCGTGACCCCGAGTTCCGCGCACTCGTCGAACGCAACGACCGCAACGACAACGGGATTCCCGACGACAACCTGCCGGTCATCTATGATGCCCTGGCCGACTCACCGAACAGCGATATCGACACCTTCCTCGCTGCTGACCGCCGGAGTGCACAGGTAATCTACACTGTCGACGGCGAGGCCGACGATGAGGTGGTGACCGACGACGCGTACAGTGTCGCAGCGTCATATCGGGCGTCGGCCCAGCCGACCGGCAGTGTCGTGATCTTCGACGAGGCGATCTCGCTCGTTCTCGAGTCGGTAATCGCCTCGCTCATCCTGACACTTATCGGGTCGAGTGCATTCTTGCTCGTGGCATACTGGACCATCGAGGGACGACCCTCGCTGGGCGTGGTCAACGTCGTCCCAATCCTCGTGACGATTGTCGCGGTGGTCGCTTCGATGCGTGCGCTTGACATCGCGTTCAACGCAATCAACGGAACCATCCTCGCAATCGCGGTCGGGATCGGCATCGATTACGCGGTCCACGTCGTCCATCGCTTTGCCGACGAGTACCACGAACGTCCGTTGTATCCTGCCCTCACACGGACCGTCGTCGGCACCGGAGGCGCACTCACCGGCAGCATGTTGACGACCGTCTTCGGCATCGGTGTGTTAGCCCTGGCACTGAATCCTGCCCTCGGCGTGTTCGGCGTTCTCATCTCGCTGAGCGTGCTGTACGCGTATCTGTCGTCGGTGTTCCTTCTGCCATCACTCCTTGTCATCTGGGAGCGCCTCGCGACCGACACGTCCACTGCAGTCCCGCTCGTCGACACCGCGACCGACCTCATCGCTGACCGGCGCCACCCATCGAAGGAAGACTGA
- a CDS encoding Gfo/Idh/MocA family protein, with translation MTDASFGIGVVGAGFISREAHLPSVDYLPDAHVAAIQNRTRETAAELATDCRAAGRGEPTVYGEGEVAALVADPDVDGVWVTTPNFVRVDTVDTVVDVVADGASLQGIAIEKPIARTLQEAKHIVERVESIDLPTAYLENWVHEPDIKKLRTLLWERGRDAGRPYLARARAEHGGPHSGWFWDGRRQGGGALTDMLCHSLAGNDYLLRDPNSETPLQPDTVSADTATLKWAREAYANELQDSYGVDYHSNPSEDYARVTVHYEDDRGNPVVSEATGSWCYVGSGVSRRIELLGPEYSGQVQSDDESSSVFFSDDVAGGGGWAEKQTATSGRMPIAAATVVTGGFVAENRDAVAAFRASEHATLDLSDGERILRLCMAAYKAAEDNGSVDPTNPSLETYTPPPARE, from the coding sequence ATGACGGATGCGAGTTTCGGTATCGGCGTCGTCGGTGCCGGATTCATCAGTCGCGAGGCGCACCTTCCGAGCGTCGACTACCTCCCCGATGCACACGTCGCTGCGATTCAGAACCGAACGCGAGAGACCGCGGCCGAACTCGCGACGGACTGCCGCGCGGCCGGACGGGGTGAGCCGACGGTCTATGGAGAGGGAGAAGTCGCCGCCCTGGTCGCCGACCCCGACGTCGATGGGGTCTGGGTGACGACGCCGAACTTCGTCCGCGTCGACACCGTCGACACCGTCGTCGACGTCGTCGCCGACGGGGCGTCGCTTCAGGGCATCGCAATCGAGAAACCCATCGCCAGAACGCTGCAGGAGGCAAAACACATCGTCGAGCGAGTCGAATCGATCGACCTCCCTACTGCCTATCTCGAGAACTGGGTGCACGAACCTGACATCAAGAAACTCCGCACCCTCCTCTGGGAACGGGGCCGCGACGCGGGCCGGCCGTATCTCGCGCGGGCACGGGCTGAACACGGCGGTCCTCACTCGGGATGGTTCTGGGACGGACGGCGTCAGGGCGGCGGTGCGCTCACGGACATGCTCTGTCACTCGCTCGCCGGAAACGACTACCTGCTTCGTGACCCGAACTCGGAGACCCCGCTCCAGCCGGACACCGTCTCTGCCGATACGGCCACGCTCAAGTGGGCCCGCGAGGCGTACGCCAACGAGTTGCAGGACAGCTACGGCGTGGACTACCACTCGAACCCTTCGGAGGATTACGCCCGAGTGACCGTCCACTACGAGGACGACAGGGGCAACCCGGTCGTCTCGGAGGCGACCGGGTCCTGGTGTTACGTCGGCTCCGGCGTGAGCCGTCGAATCGAACTACTCGGCCCGGAGTACTCGGGGCAGGTCCAGTCCGACGACGAGTCGTCGAGCGTCTTCTTTTCGGACGACGTGGCCGGCGGGGGCGGCTGGGCAGAGAAACAGACCGCGACCAGCGGACGGATGCCCATCGCGGCGGCGACCGTCGTCACCGGCGGGTTCGTCGCCGAGAACCGTGATGCGGTCGCCGCCTTCCGCGCCAGCGAGCACGCCACGCTTGACCTCTCCGATGGCGAGCGCATCCTCAGGCTCTGTATGGCGGCGTACAAGGCGGCAGAGGACAACGGGAGCGTCGACCCGACGAACCCTTCACTGGAGACGTACACGCCGCCACCGGCACGGGAGTGA
- a CDS encoding Gfo/Idh/MocA family protein, producing the protein MTWRFAGANFDQMHMNTNLQWVHDHPDAELVGVCDETPETSTGSLEQAMTDCELSEKDRFDDVERMLSKTAPDVVIAGPHNANHAAFVERAAPHDVHVVIEKPMAGSLADADRMLDAMPADRHLVINWPVLWHPVKHTVKRLVEEGTIGPITEVQYYGGNAGAPPDGSWFYDVDAGGGSLLDYLGYGATFSTWYRDGDLPESVTAETYVPPEQEVDVQSSTICRYEGGISTLQTTWRMLTNPWETEPQPAKGYELVGEKGSISTRERAAPVRVTTVDHPDGYTVEADDLPERYRNLAYYLIYCLENGVEPEGPANAGFCREAHRIVETARRSARAGTTLELVD; encoded by the coding sequence ATGACGTGGCGCTTCGCGGGTGCGAACTTCGACCAGATGCACATGAACACGAACCTGCAATGGGTTCACGACCACCCCGACGCGGAGCTCGTCGGCGTCTGTGACGAGACACCGGAAACGTCGACGGGGTCGCTCGAACAGGCGATGACCGACTGCGAACTCAGTGAGAAAGACCGCTTCGACGACGTCGAACGGATGTTGTCGAAGACGGCACCCGACGTCGTCATCGCGGGGCCGCACAATGCCAACCACGCAGCGTTCGTCGAACGCGCCGCACCCCACGACGTCCACGTCGTCATCGAGAAACCGATGGCGGGGTCACTCGCAGATGCCGACCGGATGCTCGACGCGATGCCCGCAGACAGACACCTCGTTATCAACTGGCCGGTACTTTGGCATCCGGTAAAACACACCGTCAAACGCCTCGTCGAGGAGGGCACCATCGGCCCGATTACCGAGGTACAGTACTACGGCGGTAACGCCGGCGCACCACCTGACGGGAGTTGGTTCTACGACGTCGACGCGGGTGGTGGCTCCCTCCTCGACTACCTCGGGTACGGCGCGACGTTCAGCACGTGGTACCGAGACGGTGACCTCCCCGAGTCGGTGACGGCCGAGACGTACGTACCCCCGGAACAGGAAGTAGACGTCCAGAGTTCGACGATATGCCGGTACGAAGGGGGAATATCGACGCTGCAGACCACGTGGCGGATGTTGACGAACCCGTGGGAGACGGAGCCACAGCCAGCGAAAGGGTACGAACTCGTCGGCGAGAAGGGAAGCATCAGCACGCGTGAGCGCGCTGCTCCGGTTCGCGTCACGACTGTCGACCACCCCGACGGCTACACCGTCGAGGCGGACGACCTGCCGGAGCGATACCGGAACCTCGCATATTACCTGATCTACTGCTTGGAGAACGGCGTTGAGCCTGAAGGGCCAGCGAACGCAGGGTTCTGTCGGGAGGCCCATCGCATCGTCGAAACCGCTCGACGGAGTGCGCGAGCGGGCACGACGCTCGAACTCGTCGACTAA
- a CDS encoding Gfo/Idh/MocA family protein — MTTERLGVGFVGAGFITREFHAPSLARIRGADAAGVMNPTLSKAEDVAASLEDAGCGDPMATSDLRELVTDPDVDALWVTSPNHTRVETVRTVVDEIEQGDANLTGIAIEKPLARNVEEAKTIVDLVEPTDLAHAYLENQVYMPGVERMKELLWERAPAAGRPYLARAAEEHAGPHSSWFWDGRRQGGGVLNDMMCHSHKVNHHLLSSPEDPDLTPKAVACDLSTLKWTRDEYADELAEAHGVDYRDEPAEDYARATIYYETPAGDIVVGEATNSWCFVGTGLRISVELLGPEYSGRVDTLDSGTDVFFSGDATESAGYAVEKQQATEGGMDVLADESNTYGYVAQNRHVVDAFRDGEHAREDLSDGLEVVELCMASYLAAERGERVAFADADLEEYVPEPARGAFDPEPLG, encoded by the coding sequence ATGACGACCGAGCGACTGGGAGTTGGGTTCGTCGGTGCTGGATTCATCACACGGGAGTTCCACGCCCCCTCGTTGGCGCGCATCCGAGGGGCCGATGCGGCGGGGGTGATGAACCCGACGCTCAGCAAGGCCGAAGACGTCGCCGCTTCGCTCGAAGACGCTGGATGTGGTGACCCGATGGCGACGAGCGACCTGCGGGAACTGGTGACCGACCCCGACGTCGACGCACTGTGGGTGACCAGTCCGAACCACACGCGCGTCGAGACGGTCCGGACTGTCGTCGACGAGATCGAGCAGGGGGACGCCAACCTCACCGGCATCGCCATCGAGAAACCACTCGCTCGCAACGTTGAGGAAGCGAAGACGATCGTGGACCTGGTCGAACCGACAGACCTGGCACACGCCTATCTGGAGAATCAAGTGTACATGCCCGGTGTCGAACGGATGAAGGAGTTGTTGTGGGAGCGCGCCCCCGCGGCCGGCCGGCCGTATCTCGCCCGCGCCGCCGAGGAACACGCCGGACCGCACAGTTCGTGGTTCTGGGACGGCCGACGGCAGGGTGGTGGCGTCCTCAACGACATGATGTGTCACTCGCACAAAGTGAACCATCACCTCCTCTCCTCGCCGGAAGACCCAGACCTGACGCCGAAGGCAGTCGCTTGTGACCTCTCGACGCTCAAGTGGACGCGCGACGAGTACGCCGACGAACTCGCGGAGGCGCACGGCGTCGACTACCGTGACGAACCGGCGGAGGACTACGCCCGCGCGACGATCTACTACGAGACGCCTGCGGGGGACATCGTCGTGGGGGAAGCGACGAACTCGTGGTGTTTCGTCGGCACCGGCCTCCGCATCAGCGTCGAACTGCTCGGCCCGGAGTACTCCGGGCGGGTCGACACCCTCGACTCGGGGACGGACGTCTTCTTCTCGGGCGACGCCACCGAGAGCGCCGGCTACGCCGTCGAGAAACAACAGGCGACCGAGGGTGGGATGGACGTCCTTGCCGACGAGAGCAACACCTACGGCTACGTCGCACAGAACCGCCACGTCGTCGACGCCTTCCGTGACGGAGAGCACGCTCGGGAGGACCTATCCGACGGCCTCGAGGTGGTGGAACTCTGTATGGCGTCGTACCTCGCCGCAGAGCGTGGCGAGCGTGTCGCGTTCGCGGACGCTGACCTCGAAGAATACGTGCCGGAACCTGCCCGTGGCGCGTTCGACCCCGAACCGCTGGGATGA
- a CDS encoding aminotransferase class V-fold PLP-dependent enzyme, with protein MNTDSVYDELGVSPVVNATGTKTRIGGSRIRPDALEAMNRAAEEFVRLSDLQARASERIAEVTGAEAGYVTSGAASALTLGAAACIAGDDLGRMARLPATDTPAEIVVPRTHRTGYDHALRASGATIVDVGMNDRYLGTGSHNTEPWEIADAITEHTVAVAYMAKEYTEPPLSTVTAIAHEHEVPVIVDAAAELPPTSNFERFVNEGADLVAFSGGKAIRGPQTTGILAGRRDLIRSVAAQHLDMHAAADVYTPPSDLVDVDRLGGVPRQGIGRPMKVGKEELVGLLVALDRFIEEDHGALREEWHKRSKRLADALDRVPGVSTEISAAEEVAVAPEVVVTVAPDVAVTDATTVVGDLRQENPRVFVGADSLPEAFTVNPMCLDEEETTYVLERLRAHLGGNGN; from the coding sequence ATGAACACCGACAGCGTCTACGACGAGCTCGGGGTATCCCCCGTCGTCAACGCGACGGGGACGAAGACACGAATCGGCGGCAGTCGCATCCGCCCGGACGCACTGGAGGCGATGAACCGCGCGGCCGAGGAGTTCGTTCGTCTCTCAGACCTCCAAGCACGGGCTAGCGAGCGAATCGCGGAGGTAACCGGGGCGGAGGCGGGCTACGTCACCTCAGGTGCGGCGAGTGCGCTCACGCTCGGTGCAGCGGCGTGTATCGCCGGAGACGACCTCGGACGGATGGCACGGCTTCCGGCGACGGACACGCCCGCCGAAATCGTTGTCCCGCGGACACACCGAACGGGCTACGACCACGCTCTCCGGGCCAGCGGAGCGACCATCGTCGACGTCGGGATGAACGACCGATATCTCGGAACCGGGTCGCACAACACCGAACCCTGGGAGATCGCCGACGCCATCACCGAACACACGGTGGCGGTCGCCTATATGGCAAAAGAGTACACTGAGCCGCCGCTGTCGACGGTCACGGCCATCGCACACGAACACGAGGTGCCCGTCATCGTCGACGCCGCAGCAGAACTCCCTCCGACGAGCAACTTCGAGCGGTTCGTCAACGAGGGGGCTGACCTCGTCGCGTTCAGTGGCGGAAAGGCCATTCGTGGGCCGCAGACGACTGGTATCCTCGCGGGCCGACGTGACCTGATCCGGTCGGTCGCAGCCCAACATCTCGACATGCACGCCGCTGCGGACGTCTACACGCCGCCGTCCGACCTGGTCGACGTCGACCGTCTCGGTGGGGTTCCACGACAGGGTATCGGCCGCCCGATGAAGGTTGGCAAGGAAGAACTCGTGGGGTTGCTCGTGGCACTCGACCGGTTCATCGAAGAGGACCACGGCGCCCTGCGCGAGGAGTGGCACAAGCGCTCGAAGCGACTCGCCGACGCGTTGGACCGCGTACCGGGCGTCTCGACAGAGATCAGTGCGGCCGAGGAGGTGGCCGTGGCACCGGAAGTCGTCGTCACCGTCGCCCCCGACGTCGCCGTCACTGACGCCACGACAGTTGTCGGTGACCTCCGGCAGGAGAACCCGCGGGTGTTCGTCGGCGCCGACAGCCTCCCCGAGGCGTTCACGGTGAATCCCATGTGTCTCGACGAGGAGGAGACGACGTACGTCCTCGAGCGACTGCGGGCCCATCTCGGCGGGAACGGGAACTGA